The Bombus fervidus isolate BK054 chromosome 6, iyBomFerv1, whole genome shotgun sequence genome contains a region encoding:
- the Syt7 gene encoding synaptotagmin 7 isoform X6, translating to MEIAASAMLDGLKNNRISKLALSRFLSQSLAQLDPANKPTTSTSGSGAAGTSGSSGLTTSGATAGASGSGSGVGAASGIGNANAGTSGIGAGANAVSLSGTSSGSAAGTAEPRTPTAGVQNKQLQNVKGDHPSKAFLQSRSMSLVDMYIDNSEPSENVGQIHFSLEYDFQNTTLILRIIQGKDLPAKDLSGTSDPYVRVTLLPDKKHRLETKIKRRTLNPRWNETFYFEGFPIQKLQSRVLHLHVFDYDRFSRDDSIGEMFLPLCQVDFSDKPSFWKALKPPAKDKCGELLCSLCYHPSNSVLTLTLLKARNLKAKDINGKSDPYVKVWLQFGDKRIEKRKTPIFKCTLNPVFNEAFSFNVPWEKIRECSLDVMVMDFDNIGRNELIGRIQLAGKNGSGASETKHWQDMITKPRQTIVQWHRLKPE from the exons ATGGAAATCGCAGCCTCTGCAATGTTGGATGGCCTGAAAAACAATCGAATCAGCAAGTTGGCACTGTCGCGGTTCTTGTCGCAGAGTCT AGCGCAATTGGA CCCGGCGAACAAACCAACAACATCGACAAGTGGAAGCGGAGCGGCGGGAACTAGCGGTTCAAGCGGTTTGACGACGAGCGGGGCTACCGCGGGAGCTAGCGGATCGGGTTCTGGCGTGGGAGCCGCGTCTGGTATCGGAAATGCGAACGCAGGAACGAGCGGGATCGGCGCCGGGGCGAACGCGGTTTCCCTCAGCGGGACTAGTAGCGGGTCGGCCGCTGGAACGGCCGAACCTCGCACTCCCACCGCCGGAGTGCAAAACAAACAGCTGCAAAACGTCAAAGGAGATCATCCGTCG AAAGCGTTTCTGCAGAGCAGATCGATGTCTTTGGTGGACATGTACATCGATAATTCAGAACCCAGCGAGAACGTTGGTCAAATACACTTCAGCTTGGAATATGATTTTCAAAACACTACGCTTATCTTACGTATTATACAG GGTAAAGATTTGCCGGCAAAGGACTTATCCGGGACGTCCGATCCTTACGTTCGCGTAACCCTTCTGCCGGACAAGAAACACCGACTAGAGACGAAGATAAAGAGACGCACGCTAAATCCTCGATGGaacgaaacattttatttcgaag GTTTCCCGATTCAAAAGTTACAAAGCAGAGTGTTGCATTTACACGTGTTCGACTACGATCGATTTTCCAGAGACGATTCTATCGGAGAAATGTTTCTTCCGCTATGTCAG GTTGACTTTTCGGACAAACCGTCGTTTTGGAAAGCCCTGAAACCACCGGCGAAGGATAAGTGCGGCGAATTATTGTGTTCTTTGTGTTATCATCCGAGCAATTCCGTACTCACTTTGACGCTTTTGAAAGCGAGAAACTTGAAAGCAAAAGATATTAACGGAAAATCAG ATCCATATGTAAAAGTATGGTTGCAATTCGGCGACAAGAGGATCGAAAAACGGAAGACACCTATATTTAAATGTACTCTGAATCCAGTATTCAACGAAGCATTTTCTTTTAATGTACCATGGGAAAAGATTCGAGAATGTTCGTTGGACGTAATGGTGATGGACTTCGATAACATCGGTCGAAACGAGTTGATCGGACGGATTCAACTTGCAG GAAAAAACGGCAGTGGAGCGAGCGAAACGAAACACTGGCAAGATATGATTACGAAGCCGCGGCAGACGATCGTACAATGGCATCGACTAAAGCCAGAGTAA
- the Syt7 gene encoding synaptotagmin 7 isoform X2, with protein MERKDVILTAVFGTVGGLAILVVFGMAAWLYLRTKKSKRRDNDLEPQSEHGDSFNDNRHGKPAKRNGLLNLRTPLISTKSFGTTDSPANKPTTSTSGSGAAGTSGSSGLTTSGATAGASGSGSGVGAASGIGNANAGTSGIGAGANAVSLSGTSSGSAAGTAEPRTPTAGVQNKQLQNVKGDHPSKAFLQSRSMSLVDMYIDNSEPSENVGQIHFSLEYDFQNTTLILRIIQGKDLPAKDLSGTSDPYVRVTLLPDKKHRLETKIKRRTLNPRWNETFYFEGFPIQKLQSRVLHLHVFDYDRFSRDDSIGEMFLPLCQVDFSDKPSFWKALKPPAKDKCGELLCSLCYHPSNSVLTLTLLKARNLKAKDINGKSDPYVKVWLQFGDKRIEKRKTPIFKCTLNPVFNEAFSFNVPWEKIRECSLDVMVMDFDNIGRNELIGRIQLAGKNGSGASETKHWQDMITKPRQTIVQWHRLKPE; from the exons ATGGAGCGAAAGGACGTAATTCTAACAGCAGTTTTTGGAACAGTGGGAGGTCTAGCGATATTGGTGGTTTTTGGTATGGCAGCGTGGCTTTATCTTCGAACGAAAAAATCGAAACGGCGGGACAATGATCTCGAACCACAGAGCGAACATGGGGATAGTTTCAACGATAACCGACATGGGAAACCAGCTAAGAGAAATGGTCTTTTAAATCTCAGGACACCTTTAATCAGTACAAAATCTTTCGG GACAACCGATAGCCCGGCGAACAAACCAACAACATCGACAAGTGGAAGCGGAGCGGCGGGAACTAGCGGTTCAAGCGGTTTGACGACGAGCGGGGCTACCGCGGGAGCTAGCGGATCGGGTTCTGGCGTGGGAGCCGCGTCTGGTATCGGAAATGCGAACGCAGGAACGAGCGGGATCGGCGCCGGGGCGAACGCGGTTTCCCTCAGCGGGACTAGTAGCGGGTCGGCCGCTGGAACGGCCGAACCTCGCACTCCCACCGCCGGAGTGCAAAACAAACAGCTGCAAAACGTCAAAGGAGATCATCCGTCG AAAGCGTTTCTGCAGAGCAGATCGATGTCTTTGGTGGACATGTACATCGATAATTCAGAACCCAGCGAGAACGTTGGTCAAATACACTTCAGCTTGGAATATGATTTTCAAAACACTACGCTTATCTTACGTATTATACAG GGTAAAGATTTGCCGGCAAAGGACTTATCCGGGACGTCCGATCCTTACGTTCGCGTAACCCTTCTGCCGGACAAGAAACACCGACTAGAGACGAAGATAAAGAGACGCACGCTAAATCCTCGATGGaacgaaacattttatttcgaag GTTTCCCGATTCAAAAGTTACAAAGCAGAGTGTTGCATTTACACGTGTTCGACTACGATCGATTTTCCAGAGACGATTCTATCGGAGAAATGTTTCTTCCGCTATGTCAG GTTGACTTTTCGGACAAACCGTCGTTTTGGAAAGCCCTGAAACCACCGGCGAAGGATAAGTGCGGCGAATTATTGTGTTCTTTGTGTTATCATCCGAGCAATTCCGTACTCACTTTGACGCTTTTGAAAGCGAGAAACTTGAAAGCAAAAGATATTAACGGAAAATCAG ATCCATATGTAAAAGTATGGTTGCAATTCGGCGACAAGAGGATCGAAAAACGGAAGACACCTATATTTAAATGTACTCTGAATCCAGTATTCAACGAAGCATTTTCTTTTAATGTACCATGGGAAAAGATTCGAGAATGTTCGTTGGACGTAATGGTGATGGACTTCGATAACATCGGTCGAAACGAGTTGATCGGACGGATTCAACTTGCAG GAAAAAACGGCAGTGGAGCGAGCGAAACGAAACACTGGCAAGATATGATTACGAAGCCGCGGCAGACGATCGTACAATGGCATCGACTAAAGCCAGAGTAA